CGGGAAGGCGATCACTTCTTGTAGTGTCTGTTTTCCCAGCGCCAGCATGACCAGCCGATCAATGCCCAGTGCCGTACCCGCGCAGGCGGGCAAGCCGGCATCCATGGCCTGCAGCAGGTAGCTCTCTGCAGGCAGGGCAGGGCGGTGTTCTTTTTGACGTAGTGCCGATTGCTGTGCGATGCGTCTGCGTAATTCAGCGGCATCCGTCAATTCGTGATAGCCGTTGCAGATTTCGATACCCTGCAGATATAGTTCGAATCGCTCGGCGACGCCCTCTGGCCCCGGCTGGTCCTCAAAGCGTATTTGCGCCAGCGCTGCTTGCTGGGGAGGAAAGTCATAGAGGAACACCGCACCCAATTGACGCAGCGCCGGTTCCACCAGTTCCACCAGCAGTAAATTCTGCCAGCTCAAACAATCAGTTGTATCAAAATCGGAGGGAATGGGAATCTGATGCCGCACCGCTGTCTGCTGAAACTGCTCTGCTGTTGACGTCAATGCAGACAGGCCGGCATAGTTCTGAAACGCTTCTTCATAGCTGAAACGTTGAAAGGGATCCCGGGGGAGTTCCGGTCGAGTACTCTGATCGGAAAGGGAACCGGCTGTCTCATACACCTGGCGTACAAGCACTTCGACAAACGTCATTTGATCGTGGTGCGTTTCGCCTCGTCGATACCATTCCAGCATGGTAAATTCGGGGTTGTGTCGTTCTCCCCGTTCAGCCTGTCGAAAGGCGTGCGTGATCTGATAGATCTGATCCGCGCCCGCCGTCAACAATCGCTTCATGGCAAACTCAGGTGAGGTTTGCAAATACCGTGTCTCCGGTTGTTTGTTCGCTGCAGAACTCCCGGCTCCTTCCTGCGAATGCCAGCCTGTGGTGAAGGGGTCAATATAAGCATCAACGACCGTGTCGCGGGACAGAATTGGCGTTTCCACTTCCCAGTAGCCTTGTGCTTCAAAAAATGCACGAATCGACTGCAGCAGACGACTGCGTTGCTTTAATGTTTCCATCGATGCGGTGGGAAGGTAGTTTGGGACTGGCTGATTCATGATCAGAAACGCTGTTTCAAAAAGAGAGAGCTGAAGTTCAGTCGTTGCTGTTGGCGAACATTTTACGAATGGCTTCGATTCGTTTACGGTTTGCTCCCAGGTCAGAATATCCTACACGAGAAGCAGATCGAACATGGATCACATTCTGACGGGAATCAACCAGGAACTCAACGTCATCGACGAATCGAAAACAGAGAGAACGGAATTCGGCCCGGAGATAATCTTCGTTCTGCACGACAATACGGCATCCACGTTGCCTGTTGAGAATTTCTGTTAGCTGCTGCACTGCTTCATTTTTAGGACCGGAATATTGCAAAGGCGCGATCTGATGAGCGGGAGACTGATCCTGCGAGCAGACACAATTGGGCGAGTCCGGGCAAGGGCTCAAGTGTTGATCGACGACTCCCAGATTCGCGGGGGGACTGCTCAACGTGTTCCACAGGACAATGCCGAGATACGCAGCTAATAAAAAAGAGACGCACCAGAAAAGAATCATTTTTCTAATACGCCTCCTGTTGGATGTTGATTGATGCGGAGAGATGATCAGTCTTCTTCCTCTTCAAAATCGGATAACCCGCGCAGGTGTTCTTCTTCGTCGGTCGAGCGGTCCTGGTTGCTCCTGGCACGGGCACTTTTTAACAACTGTTCTTCCAGTGATTGTAGCTCTTCCTCTTCAGCAGACAACTGTTGCAACTGCTCCTGGATGCCTTTGATACTATTTAAGGTGTCTAACGGAGGCTCCTCTGTCTGTTCTGCTATGATTTCCGATTCCACTGGCTCTTCCAGAGGCTCTGCTTCGATTTCATCGGCAGCCGCTGTTTCTGTTTGTTCTGACAATTTTGACAGCGGTTTCTTCTTTTCTGGGAATAAACGCTTAGCCTCTTGATAGCCTCTCTGGAATTGGGCAATCGCAGCAATACTGACCGCCAAAGCAGCCCATTTGAAAATTCCCAGGCTATTTGCGCCCCAGAACCATTCCGCGAAGATGATGATGGTGATTAAAACGCAAACTCCCATTAATACGCTCTTGAATATCAGGTCGGTTCGCTGATGTTTCAGGGAGTGCCGGGCAATCGCCATCCGGGCAGAATAGTTGGCAGCATCCCGAAAGGAATTCATGGCGTCGCGGACTGCGTCTTTGTCTTGTGAATGAGTAGGGGCTTTCTTCAGTGTTTCCAGTTTTTCTTCCATCGTCATGCTGGCTGTGGCCGGTTGAGTTTCCAGAAGGCTGCTGGTCTCCAGGGGGCAGCTCGCTCCTATTTCAAAGCCTGGTTCCGGGTTGGCTTTCACTGAACGCGATTCTGATGGAGCGCTTTCTCCTGATTTTCCTCCGCGGGAACGTTCCAGTAATTTTTCCATATAAGCGGCGATAGAATCTGAATCATCTGCATCTTCCAGTTCCAACGCCTCTTTCTGCTCAGTGGTTGCTTCCGTCTCAGAAATTTGCTTTGACTGGGCGGGATTCTGATCAGTCGCCTGTTCTGGTTCGGTTGTCTCGGGATCCGTTTTTTTTGTGAATAAATCCAGTAAGCTGCCCGACTTTTCAGCCGGTTCAGCGGGAGTTTCCGGTTCGTCTTTGGAAGAATTTTTCATAAACGACTGTAACAAAGAACCTGTGGCCTCTGGTATTTCTTCAATCGATTCTGCTGAAGTCTGTTCCTGGATGTCTGTCTCTGCAGCTGGGCTGGATGCCATCTCTTCTGGATTCAGTCCGACTTCGGCCATCAGACTCTCACGCTCGTCTAACTGTTGCTCACGAATCTGAATGATACGTTCACGATCCTGAAGTTCCCCCTGGTCTTTCTGAATCTGTAACCGCTGCGATTCCAGATTGTCTCTCTGGCGACCGATCTCTTCCCGATCAATCATCAGCTGATCATGGTCCAATGCCAGCTTCTCTTTTTCTGAGGCGATTTCATCGAGCGCTATTTGCTCATCCGGGCTGTTTTGTTCTTGCTCCGGTTCTTGCTGTTCCCGTGCATTCAGCTGTTCTTCCCGCGCCTGCAACGTTTCCTGTTGCTGTTCCAGTTCGGCACGAAGTTGCTCCAACTCTTCCCGTTGCTCTGCAAGACTATCCTGCTCGACAGAGTCGGTATTTTGATCGAGCGATGCGTCGGCTGTTTGATCATTCTTCAATTCCTGCTCGCGGGCTGCCAGTTGTTCCTCGCGTTCAACGAGTGACTGTTCCCGTTCCGCCAGTTCCTGTTTCTGCAGGTCCAGCTCAGACTGATACTGTTCGAGCCCCGTCTGCTGCTCGGTGAGCTGTTCGCGTTCGGCTTCCAGTTCGGCGAGTGCTTTCTCTGACTGCTCGCTCTCAGTGGCTTTGGAAGCTTGTTCTGTTTCGAGCGTGGATTTCTGCTCGTTGAGTTCCTCACGAAGCGTCTCAAGTTGCTCCGCCTGTTCGGCCAGAGACTGCTCTCGTTCTGCCAGTTCCTGTTTCTGCAGATCCAGCTCAGACTGATATTGTTCAAGTCCCGCCTGTTGTTCGGCGAGCTGTTCGCGTTCGGCTTCCAGTTCGGCGAGTGCTTTCTCCGACTGTTCGTTCTCAGTGGCTTTGGAAGCCTGTTCTGTTTCGAGCGTGGCTTTCTGCTCGTTGAGTTCCTCACGAA
This genomic interval from Gimesia alba contains the following:
- the epmA gene encoding EF-P lysine aminoacylase EpmA, translating into MNQPVPNYLPTASMETLKQRSRLLQSIRAFFEAQGYWEVETPILSRDTVVDAYIDPFTTGWHSQEGAGSSAANKQPETRYLQTSPEFAMKRLLTAGADQIYQITHAFRQAERGERHNPEFTMLEWYRRGETHHDQMTFVEVLVRQVYETAGSLSDQSTRPELPRDPFQRFSYEEAFQNYAGLSALTSTAEQFQQTAVRHQIPIPSDFDTTDCLSWQNLLLVELVEPALRQLGAVFLYDFPPQQAALAQIRFEDQPGPEGVAERFELYLQGIEICNGYHELTDAAELRRRIAQQSALRQKEHRPALPAESYLLQAMDAGLPACAGTALGIDRLVMLALGKQTLQEVIAFPFERA
- a CDS encoding DUF1499 domain-containing protein, translating into MILFWCVSFLLAAYLGIVLWNTLSSPPANLGVVDQHLSPCPDSPNCVCSQDQSPAHQIAPLQYSGPKNEAVQQLTEILNRQRGCRIVVQNEDYLRAEFRSLCFRFVDDVEFLVDSRQNVIHVRSASRVGYSDLGANRKRIEAIRKMFANSND
- a CDS encoding FHA domain-containing protein codes for the protein MLTTSPPHSPATQTSSELQVSLVPLTHKMATVKLTRGDYQIGSSAECPIRIEVPGIAEQHASIHVGTDEVTLQAIDPRVWVNDRPIRQITLTAGMKFFAGPVGFQVESINEVTSEVEPKLESSENRPASRAGIEIPEELQAVAKVQQMLAERQVLLQKIESEQVALQREMEQQETELHQLHERFLIDPKVDDHEPPHMQAAQHLQPTFEESILELDQKLQQLDLLKQEISQEQAQLLTRQNQVHAQRQQLVQLEQSLKGEQAALTEQQRELFHAWLDLEAKQASTQVEQETERAFLEASKTEQQQQQNAISEWEQSFESFEQNLIEERNRLESWAEDLETQQASLQEQTAALSEQKQALEAQQQATANQTDLQQELEQQKVQLQEELAQLEATRNELAEQQTRLQSQTEELNLQQQEAQAVREEFEQKNSTLQELESQIAARQDTLNEQQTTLDQLQSELNAKSAELEAEREAYTLQMSQLEEQRTHFETEKLEWENARTSLEEDQTALESRANAIEAQEQQHQQRQTELEAEQEQLTEQQTGLEQYQSELDLQKQELTEREQSLAEQAEQLERLHEELNEQKATLETEQASKATESEQSEKALAELETEREQLTEQQAGLEQYQSELDLQKQELAEREQSLAEQAEQLETLREELNEQKATLETEQASKATENEQSEKALAELEAEREQLAEQQAGLEQYQSELDLQKQELAEREQSLAEQAEQLETLREELNEQKSTLETEQASKATESEQSEKALAELEAEREQLTEQQTGLEQYQSELDLQKQELAEREQSLVEREEQLAAREQELKNDQTADASLDQNTDSVEQDSLAEQREELEQLRAELEQQQETLQAREEQLNAREQQEPEQEQNSPDEQIALDEIASEKEKLALDHDQLMIDREEIGRQRDNLESQRLQIQKDQGELQDRERIIQIREQQLDERESLMAEVGLNPEEMASSPAAETDIQEQTSAESIEEIPEATGSLLQSFMKNSSKDEPETPAEPAEKSGSLLDLFTKKTDPETTEPEQATDQNPAQSKQISETEATTEQKEALELEDADDSDSIAAYMEKLLERSRGGKSGESAPSESRSVKANPEPGFEIGASCPLETSSLLETQPATASMTMEEKLETLKKAPTHSQDKDAVRDAMNSFRDAANYSARMAIARHSLKHQRTDLIFKSVLMGVCVLITIIIFAEWFWGANSLGIFKWAALAVSIAAIAQFQRGYQEAKRLFPEKKKPLSKLSEQTETAAADEIEAEPLEEPVESEIIAEQTEEPPLDTLNSIKGIQEQLQQLSAEEEELQSLEEQLLKSARARSNQDRSTDEEEHLRGLSDFEEEED